The nucleotide sequence TGGTCGATGGCGGCGACGTACCTCTGGGCGTTGTCCGGCATGACATCCCCTCACGTCTTGCGTCGATTCACGTCTTGCGTCGGTCGTCGGTCGCGTCAGAAGGCTGCGTGGTAGATGAGGCCCGCGAAGGCACCGCCGACCAGGGGGCCGACGACCGGGATCCAGGCGTAACCCCAGTCCGAGGTGCCCTTGTTCGGGATCGGCAGGAAGGTGTGCACGATGCGCGGGCCGAGGTCACGGGCCGGGTTGATCGCGTAGCCGGTGGGCCCGCCGAGGGAGAGACCGATACCGACGACCAGGAAGGACACCAGCAGGACCGAGATGCCGGAGCCGTAGATTCCGGCCTCTTCGCCGGGGATCTGGCCGATGCCGATGCCCGTGTTCCGGCCGAAGGCGAGGATCGGCAGAACCAGAGCGATCGTCGCGATGATCTCCGTGATCAGGTTGGCGACCGGGTTCCGGATCTCCGGGATGGTGGAGAAGATCCCGAGGGTCGGCGTCGGTTCGTGCGCCGTGCCCTCGGTGGTGCCCTCCTTGCGGACGTTCGCCCGGAACTGCGCGAGATAGACGAGGTAGGCGAGGACCGCGCCGAGCATCGCGCCGACCAGTTGGCCGAGCAGATACACCCAGACCTTGTCCCAGCTCCCCGTGTCGATCGCGATCGCTGTCGTCACCGCCGGGTTGAGGTGCCCGCCCGACAGGGGAGCGGCGGTGTAGGCGCCCGCCAGTACGGCGAAGCCCCAGCCGAACGCGATGACGATCCAGCCCGACGCCCTCGCCTTCGAGAACCTGAGGGTGACGGCGGCGCACACACCGGCGCCGAAGAGAATCAGGATCGCCGTACCGATGACCTCACCGACGAATATGTCTCCGTTGCTCATGGCGGCTCCTTGGCCACGGCCCGGAGTGATCGACCCCGGACCTTCCGTGCAGGGTGCGTTCCATGGCTACTTCAGCCGAAGGCAGGGAGGTCCCGCGCCCCGCCCGGCGTCCGTGACGAGCGTGCCGTCGCTGCCGAATCGCCCACGGAGGATGGCCCGTTGCGCGGGCTGGGAGCCCGAGCGGCGCGGTGCACAAAGACGCCCGAATGCGGCGATGCCGACCGACACGGGAAGTGTTCACCGGCACCCAGGGGGCGTCAAGAACACGGACGGCAACGGTTGCGGGCGGCTACGGGGCGCACCCACCCGCGCGGGACCGAACCGAGGCCGACGGACACCGAACCGGCCGGAGCGAGGAACCCTCGGCCGAGCCTCGCCCCACCTCACCGCCACGGCCCAGACTTCCCCGCCGTACCCCCGTCACCACGGCCTCGGCCCTCTGGCCCAGCCCGTCACCACAGGTTCGCTCCCGGTCCCGCCTCACCTGTCACCACGGCCTCGGCCCTCTGGCCCAGCCCGTCACCACAGGTTCGCTCCCGGTCCCGCCTCACCTGTCACCACGGCCTCGGCCCTCTGGCCCAGCCCGTCACCACAGGTTCGCTCCCGGTCCCGCCTCACCTGTCACCACGGCCTCGGGCCCTCTGGCCCAGCCCGTCACCACAGGTTCGCTCCCGGTCCCGCCTCACCTGTCACCACGGCCTCGGGCCCTCTGGCCCAGCCCGTCACCACAGGTTCGCTCCCGGTCCCGCCTCACCCGTCACCACGGCCTCGGCCCTCTGGCCCAGCCCGTCACCACGGCTTCGTTCCAGGTCCTGCCCACCCCGTCATCCCGGCCTCGGCCCCCCGCCGAATCTCGCGCCTCGGCATCCCGGCCTGCCCCAGTATCCAACTGGCCTCGCCCAGTGCCCTGGCTGCCTTCTGCGGCGGCGCCAGGCACGCGTCGGGCTGCCGGTGGTCGGTGACGCTGCCCGGCACGCCCACGAGCATGGCCAGCGACAACGACAGCGACACGGCACGCCCGGCGACGGACCAGGGCGTGTCGAGCATCGTCTCGGCCGGCGGATCGACCCCGTCCGATTCGGCGGGGAGCAGGAAGTACTCACCGCCGCTGTGCCCCACCCGGACCCGCACCCGACGCGGCGTGCTGCGGCGCCTGCGCGGGTATCTCCAGCGCCGCGACCCCTCCGGTCGTCAGATCGTGGATCGGCTGGAAGGCGAGGCGCAGCGTGTCCCACCCAGGAGTGCACGAGAGCATGACGGCACCGCCGACGCGGCCCGGGACGCGATTCACGCGCCGCTCACGCAGGTTTCCCGGGCTGACACAGCGCGTGTCGCACACCTGTCCGAGGATCATCGAACGGCGATCACCGCCGACCCGTGCCCGAACAGGCCCTGGTTGGCGCTGACGCCCACCCGCGCCCCCTCGACCTGCCGGTCGGTCGCCTCGCCCCGCAACTGCCACACCAGCTCGCACACCTGGGCGATCGCCTGCGCCGGTACCGCCTCTCCGAAGGAGGCCAGCCCCCCGCTGACGTTCACCGGTATGCGCCCGCCCAGCGCCGTCCCCCCGTCCCACAGCAGTTTCGCGGCCTCGCCCTCGCCGCACAGCCCCAGATCCTCGTACCACTGCAACTCCAGCGCCGTGGACAGGTCGTAGACCTCGGCGAACGAGAGATCCTCGGGCCCGACGCCCGCCTCCTCGTACGCCGCCCGCGCGATCGACGCCCGGAACGTCTCCTCCGGCGGCGACACCGCGAGCGCCGAGTCCGTGGCGATGTCCGGGAGATCCAGCACCGGGTTGGGATAGCGGGGCGTCACCGTGGACACCGCCCGTATCCGCACGGGTTCGGCCACGCCGTGCCGCCGCGCGAACTCCATGCTGGACAGCACCAGCGCCGCACCCCCGTCCGAGGTCGCGCAGATGTCCAGCAGCCGCAGCGGATCGGCGACGACCGCGGAGGCCGCGACCTCTTCGGCGGTGACCCGCTTGCGGTAGCGCGCGTACGGGTTGAGCGCCCCCAGCGCGGAGTTCTTCACCTTGACCCGCGCGAAGTCCTCCGGCGTGTCCCCGTGCACCGCCATCCGCCGCCGCGCGTACAGCCCGAAGTACGTCGGATTGGTGGCTCCGAGGACCCTGAACCGCAACCAGTCCGGATCGTCCGCCCGGTCCCCTCCGGCCGGCCGGAAGAATCCCTTCGGAGCCGAGTCCGCGCCGACGACGAGCACCACGTCCGCGAGGCCCGCGAGGATCTGGGCCCGCGCGGTGCCGATCGCCTGAGCCCCCGAGGCGCAGGCCGCGTACACGCTGGTGACCCGGGCGCCCTGCCAGCCCAGCGCCTTCGCGAAGGTCGCCCCCGCCACATAGCCCGGATAGCCGCCCCGCACCGTGTCCGCGC is from Streptomyces sp. NBC_01314 and encodes:
- a CDS encoding MIP/aquaporin family protein, which translates into the protein MSNGDIFVGEVIGTAILILFGAGVCAAVTLRFSKARASGWIVIAFGWGFAVLAGAYTAAPLSGGHLNPAVTTAIAIDTGSWDKVWVYLLGQLVGAMLGAVLAYLVYLAQFRANVRKEGTTEGTAHEPTPTLGIFSTIPEIRNPVANLITEIIATIALVLPILAFGRNTGIGIGQIPGEEAGIYGSGISVLLVSFLVVGIGLSLGGPTGYAINPARDLGPRIVHTFLPIPNKGTSDWGYAWIPVVGPLVGGAFAGLIYHAAF
- a CDS encoding lipid-transfer protein gives rise to the protein MTGEVAVLGAGMHPWGKWGRSFVEYGTAAARAALADAGVDWRDVGSIVGADTVRGGYPGYVAGATFAKALGWQGARVTSVYAACASGAQAIGTARAQILAGLADVVLVVGADSAPKGFFRPAGGDRADDPDWLRFRVLGATNPTYFGLYARRRMAVHGDTPEDFARVKVKNSALGALNPYARYRKRVTAEEVAASAVVADPLRLLDICATSDGGAALVLSSMEFARRHGVAEPVRIRAVSTVTPRYPNPVLDLPDIATDSALAVSPPEETFRASIARAAYEEAGVGPEDLSFAEVYDLSTALELQWYEDLGLCGEGEAAKLLWDGGTALGGRIPVNVSGGLASFGEAVPAQAIAQVCELVWQLRGEATDRQVEGARVGVSANQGLFGHGSAVIAVR